The sequence AAACATCTCAGGTTGGGGAGGGCCACATGGCCCTACGTGCCCCAGGACATGCAGCTGGGTACACACACATTTGTGTGCCAGTTGGcagttcccagctctgccaaCTCTGCCCAGCTtattgctgctctccttcctaccaCAGATCACCTTCTTCACACTGTTGTCGGTGCTTGGCATCATGTTGAGCCTGGCCGGCTCCATCCTGTCCTGCCAGAGTGCACAGCTGGTGAAGTCCCTGGAGGCCTGCGAGAGGGTAACGCAATGCGAGCTGGGCCAGCAGGCTGGACAGGGGCACTGTGGTGCCCCATACACGCGCTGCCTCCGTCCATTTGGCTCCCAGTGAGCCACAGCCCAGGGGTCTGGCTGGGGATGTCTGCTGTGTCTTGCAGTCGCTGAAGGCATTTGCTGCCCGCAGGAGAGGGACGCGTgtgtctgctgccaggctcaaCTGGTACCTGCACCTGCCTCTTGCAGTGGGCAGAGTGAGATGCTGACCATGTTCCCCCACCCTGACTGCCGGAGCATCCGTGTGGCACTCAAGGTGGGTGCAGTGAGGGGCAGCTAGGGACCCTGCGGCTAGGGGCTGCGGCCCCTGCtcacccctctcctccccaggaTCTTCTATTCAGCGTCTGCGGCTTGACTGTTTTCTCCACCATTGCCTGCACCCTCTCTGCCGTTGTCTGCTGCATCCACATCTTCTCCCTGGACATTGCCCATGTGGTGAGTCCTGGGGCATGCAGGGCCATGTCTGGGTGCAGGGTGCCTGCTGGCTGCTCCTCACGCCGCTCCCTGCAGCTGGTGCCACAGCGCTCGAGCTCCGTGACATTGGAGTGCACATCGCCGCCCGACACCTTCCTGCAGAGCATGATGGACTTCGAGGAATTTGTGCCACCGGTGCCTCCACCCCCCTACTACCCGCCTGAGTACACCTGCAGCTCCGAGACCGACGTGCAGAGGTACCTGTAGGAGCAGGGCCGCGTGCTGTGGGACAGCAGGAGCCGTGGGCCGCCTCCTGCCTGACTCCGCCTTCCTGCTCTCGCCCCGCAGCATCACCTACAATGGCTCCATGGATAGCCCCGTGCCGCTGTACCCCACCGACTTCCCCCCCTCCTATGAGACCGTCATGGGGCTGCGGGGAGACAGCCAGGTAGGGGGCTGCTGGCAGGCCAGGGCCAGCTGCCCCACACTGTCTGGCCTCGCCAGCGCCCTGAGCGCAGTCCTGCACGCAGGCCACGCTCTTTGACGCACAGCTGACGGACACCTCGCATGCCTGCACCTGTGACCGCGTCCCCTCCATCGTGCTCAGTGGGGAAGGTGTGTGAGCCCCCGGGGTGGGAGATTGGTCCTACCAGCTGCCTGGGGCTTGCTGCCCTCCCAGGCCTGTCCCCACcaacagcagctgcctgccttGCAGCGTCCATGGACAGTGGGTCCCTGATCACGTCTGACATGGTGGACATCGCTGGGGACAGCAGCCCCTCTGAGGACTCGTgcctgctggagctgcagggctcCCTGCGCTCGGTGGACTACGTCCTCTTCCGCTCCATCCAGCGGAGCCGGGCGGACTACTGCCTGAGCGTGGACTGTGTGCAGTGCAGCCACCATGCGCGCAGCCCCACACTGGGCTTGCAGGGCCCCTTCGAGGAGGTGCCACAGCCCCGGGCGCGTGGCGAGCGCTCCTACTCCTGCTCCACAGCAGAGCCGGGCCACGAGGGAATTTTGGCTGGGGGGGCAGTGACCCACAGCTGCAACCGCCTGGAGGGGCTGGCCCGCTGCGCCGGGCCCTGCTTGCCCGAGGTGCGGCTCAAAGGCAGGAGCCCGCTGCAGGGCAGCGGGGGCGCCCGCTCAGCGGGGCCTGGCGGCGGCCACCTTGCCCACCTGCGCCGCAGCAGTGAGACCTCCTGCCCCTCATCCCCAGCACCGAGGCCGGGCTGGCGCCTGCTCGTGAGATCACACAGCGACCCTGGCACAGCGGTGGTGGGCGATGCTGGTGGGTGGGGACAGGGGCAGCTatggggctggggctgcacGTGCGGGGCTGGTGGGTTTGGTGTTGGGGGGGGAACGTCCCCTTCACTCGAGGGAGGCTGTGTTCCTCTGTGGTCGGGCGGGATCGGGCTGCCCGGAGGCAGGCTGCCACTGCAAGGGCATGGGGGGGAGGCGGACAGGCCCTGCTGGGGTGGGAACATGCCGCTCCGGTGGAGGGGATGTGCTGACGGAGGCGGCTGTTGCAACAGGGCTGCGCAGCCCAGCCGCATTGTGCTAACACCTGagtttgcttttcctgctccCAGCAGATTTCAGGGAAGTACTTTATACCAAAGCACTGGAGGACGCTGTGTCTAACTCCTCAGCGGATACAGGTCAGGGCAGAGCCCTCCTGGGGCAGCTGGTCTGGGACTACTGGGGTGACCGGGAGGTGGAGGCATTCCCGCAGCCATGGCATCACTTTGTGGAGGGGATGACAGAGTGCAGTAGCTACAGGCACTGAGGCTGGGACCCCCCTGGGTTCCCCAGGGCTGCgggagggctggggctgcctcGTCCGCGCCCGGTGTCCCACGGCAGCATCTTGGCAGGGCTGTGCTCGGAGGCCTGCCTGCTCCACCGACCGCAGTGTGACTTGCCCCTGCTGCTCCGCGTTGGCTCCGCTGGGAAGAACAAGCCCCCGGTGTCCAGGAAGGCGATGCAGCAGCTGTCAAAGACAGCAGCCCGCTCCTTGGGGGACCTCAAGGCCTGCCGCGGCACCCGCGGGCTGGTGGCCCGATTCCTACAGAGACCCAAGCGCAGCCTGGCCACGGCAGTGGAGGTGCCTGGGCACACCTCCCTGGGGCACAAGCAGGTGGGCAccggcagctgctgctcccctTTCCCAAGGCACCCCGTCTTGCCCGCTCCAGCCCTGCGCTCCCACAGCACCTCTGTGCCAGACTGTCCTATGTTCCTCCGTCTcggctccctccctgctcctgcaccgggctcggcgctgcccgtCCTGGCGTCCGCAGGCCAAGCCCAGAGGCCCAGCCCTCACGGTATGGGAAGCTTGGATCCTCCCTCCGTGAGCCAGGAGGTGCGCCTTCTGCTTGGGCTTGGCCACAGGCAGCAGTGGGAAAATCCATCGTGTCGCAATGGCCTCGGCTTTGCCACTGACTCACTGCAGCCTTGAGGAAGGCACTGGGACGCCTCAGCCTTGGTTTCTCCAGCTGGGGAATGTAATGAcccctttcctgctttctggGATGAGCCCATGCTTGCAGGATGCTGGAGACCTGACCTGACTTAGGAAGCTGTGACAGGAAGGGGTCTGGTCTTAATGACAGCTTAGGCATATGACAAATGCCTTTGGCATCCTGCCTGTGCGGGCCCAGCTGGGCAAGGCAGCCGCCCTGCGCATCTCGCTGCTCCGCACCCCCCTCAGCCTGCTGTCACCATGCTGTTGCAGGTTCCCCAGAGCGCCTGGccgggagcagagcagccccacaATGGCATCCACCTGCAGAGCTGCGGGGACCTGAGCTCCACCTCATCCCTGCGCCGCCTCCTGTCTGCTCGACGCCTggagcggggccgcccgcaCAGTCTCAGCGGGACCTGCAAGGAGAGTGTGCTCTGAGGGCCGCCATGGAGCCCAGCACGTGGCGGGGGCTGCTGGACTCCACTGCTGCCCCGGTGGGACTGGGCCCCATGCTGGGCACCCCCAGGccagggctatgctgaggggCTGGTCCCCGGAAGCAGCTGCACGGGGCCAAGCCCTGGCAGGGAACAAGGCTCCTGCCCAGGGAGTGGGTGCCAGTGGCGGGGTGAGACAGCAGATGCCTGCAGGCTGGGCCAGGCAGCGTGAAGGCAGGAGGCTGTATCCCCACCAGCCCCCACTCCTCCTGCTATGCAACCCtctgggccgggccgggccgggaccTGGACCGAGGCAGCTATGTGGGCTCCTGGCTGGGCTGGCAGTGCCTGGTGCCGGTAGTGCCCGGTGCCTGCGCTGCACAGCTCAGGCAGTGCGGAGGGCCCTGGCTGCCACGGCCACAGCTGTGGCCTGGCTGTGGGCGCTCCCCGCTGCTCTGACACTCGCTAGAGAACCAAATAAAGGTGTAAGCCTGCCCGCAGCTCCCGCGCCGcaccgctgccgccgccgcacagggctggggctgggcccACGGGGCCGGGCCCACGGGGCcgggctgctgcctgctgcgggcggggcccggggcggggcccggggcggggccggggcttggggcggggcggggccggggcttggggcggggccgggaggggcggggccggagtgggcggggccgcggcctgggccggcccccgcgccgcgaGTCAGCTGAGCGGTCACGTGACGGGGTGCGGgcgccggacgcctgggccgctgccgctgcccggGGGGCGCCTGGCGCCGGCGGGAGAGGGCGGCGGGACGACaggcgcggagccgcggggcgggcttggccccgccgccgccgccgccgcgctcggcaAGGAGGCGGCGCCCTAGGCGCGGTGCTGCCGCCGCCGTGGGAGGGGCGGCAGCGCTGGGCCTTAAAGGCATCGGGCTCGGGCTCGGAGCTGAGGCCGGGTGTCGAGGGATCTGCCGAGGCACCATGGGGGCCGCGTACGCGGGAGTCCtgggctggcggcggcggcggcggctgctgctgctgctgctgctgctgctggcgccCGCGGTGCCTGGGGCCGCAGGTGAGcacggggctggggctggcgcGGGGCAGCGGTGTGGCGCAGGGGTGTCCCCGCTGGCAGCTGCCTGtgccccctctgcccccaggCCCCCGGCCCTGCAGCCCCAAGTTCTTCGGGCGCGACTCCATGGTGTGCGTGTGCAATGCCACGTACTGCGATGCACCGGCCCCCCTGGCGTTGCCGGCCCCTGGCGCCTACGTCAAGTATGAGAGCAGCAAGGCTGGCAAGCGGCTGGAGCGCAGCGAGGGCAGCTTCCGCCGTGGCCTCCATGCACCAGGTACTGCCACGCTACTGAGGACCAGCTTGGCTCTGCCCATGCTCTTCCCTTACGCCTGGTCTCTCCCTGCCAGATCTCGTCCTCACCCTAGACACAGCACAGCGGTACCAGAAGGTGAAGGGCTTTGGTGGCTCCGTCACAGACTCAGCTGCGATCAACATCCTTTCCCTGCCGGAGCAGGCCCAGGAGCACCTGCTGCGGTCCTACTTCTCTGAGGAAGGTGAAagctgggtgctgtgggggAGGCAGGCAAGGGCCATGCTGGGGTGACAGCATGCCCCCTCTGACTGGGGACTAGTGTGGTTTGGAGACCTCTGGTCTCTTTCTCAGCACCTGTCCAGCCTGACCCCTGTCTGCCTGGCAGGGCTTGAGTACAACCTCATCCGTATCCCCATGGCCAGCTGTGACTTCTCTCTTCATGCCTACACTTACGATGACGTTGCCTTTGACTATGAACTTGCCCACTTCAGCCTGAGAGATGAGGACACAAAGCTGAAAGTGAGCagtgggaggcagcagggcaggaacTGGATCCGGCAGGGCAAGAGGAGACACAGGGGCTCAGCCCTGtggctggagctgagctggTCTCTCTGCTCTATTGCACAGATCCCTGTCCTGCACCGAGCCTTGGCCATGACCAAGAGGCCACTGTCACTCTATGCCAGCCCCTGGACCTCTCCAGCCTGGATGAAGACCAGCGAGTCCTTCACTGGCAAGGGCACACTGAAGGGGCAAGCAGGGGACAAGTACCACAAGACCTGGGCCAACTACTTTGTACGGTGAGGAGCAACTGGTGGACAGGGAATCTGAGGGAATGGGGCCCTGCAGGTATAGATGGGGGACATGCTGAGAGGCCTTTTGGGGGAGTCCAAGGGTCTGCAGTGGTGATAGGTGAGTACTGTACACCACACACCCTGTGGTGCGCAAAGGTGGGTCTGGGGCTGCTCACACCTCTTCCCCCTGCACTCAGGTTCCTGGATGAATATGCCAAGCACAACCTGACCTTCTGGGCTGTGACAGCAGAGAATGAGCCTTCAGCTGGGCTGATCAACAACTACCCCTTCCAGTGCCTGGGCTtcacagctgagcagcagcgGGACTTCATTGCGCAAGACCTGGGCCCTGCGCTGGCCAACAGCTCCCACCATGACATCCAGCTCATCATCCTGGATGACAATCGGCTGCATCTTCCGCACTGGGCCAAAGTGGTGAGTGTGTGGTGAGGAGCAGGGGTCTACCAGTGCAAGGAGCTGTAGCAGAGCCCTTGGTCCCTGGGAGCACATCCTGCTGCATGGGCTGGGTGTCTCTGACGAGGACTTGGCAGCTCCATCCTGCAGCGTGCGTGGGCTGTCGTGAAGGTACTCTGCCTGGTGTGCCACTGTGCAGGGTGACCTGAGGGCTCTGGCAGTGGCTGACTCTTTTGCCGCCTAGGTCCTAGAGGATGAAAGGGCAGCTCGCTATGTCCATGGCATCGGCATCCACTGGTACCTTGACTTCATTGGTCCCATAAAAGACACTGTGGTGCCCACTCACGAGCTCTTCCCCGACTACTTCATCTTGGCCACAGAGGCATGCATTGGAGCCCACTTCTGGGAGAGGGATGTCATCCTGGGCTGCTGGGAACGAGGGAATCAGTACAGCCACAGCATCCTGATGGTGAGGTCCCTTAGATGTCCCATACAGTGGGCCCCAGAGAGCGTTGCCAGCTCTCCCCGCATCAGTCTGGTATTTGGGCAGATGTCTGGGCTGTCCCATTGCAGAACCTGAACCACTTTGTGACTGGCTGGACTGACTGGAACCTGGCTCTGGACCTGGAGGGAGGCCCCAACTGGGTCAAGAACTACGTGGACAGCCCCATCATTGTGGACAGCAGTGAAGGCATCTTCTATAAGCAGCCCATGTTCTACCACATGGGGCACTTCAGGTGGGTTGGGGCCCCTGAATGTTCCTGACTGCTGGGGCTCTAGCTCCCTGGTTGCAGTGGTGGCTTGTCAGGAGTGAAACAGGGCAGATCTGTAAATAAGACAGCTCTGCTGGGATCTGACCCTCTTCCCTGtgcttgttttctgcatttgtccTTGCAGTAAGTTCATCCCAGAGGGCTCCCAGCGTGTGGGGCTTGTCGCCTCCAAAGAGTCCAAGAAGATCAACCTGGAGTACTCCGCTTTCCTCCGCCCCGATGGTGCAGTGGTGGTTGTAGTCCTCAACAGGTGAGCAATGCAGTCCAGCCTTCAAGCGTGGAAGTCTGTCTTGCCTGGGTCAGGAGAACAGTGAGCTCTTGAGGTGTCAGGTGTCCCCAGGCTCTCGCGAGGAGGAGGTATTAGCAAGAAAGGATGTTGCACAGACCTCCATGCAGCAGTGAAGGCTGCTGGGGCAAGCCCAGGCCTTGAAGATGGTTCACCCCGTATGTGTGCTGGTCCTCATGCATCACTGCTGCAGGTCCAGCTGACCCAGCTGTTCCTCGCTCTCCAGATCCCCACAGAACGTGACCTTTGGGCTGGCCGACACGGTCGGCCTCATTGAGGCCGTGGCACCAGCCAACTCCATTCAGACCTACCTGTGGCGACGGCAGTGACAGGGCTGGGAGGCCCCGGGACAGCCACAGGCTAGACCAAGAAGGACTGGGACAGTGCGGGTCTGCAGCCACTTGCCGCCTGTGGGTGACGTGAAGGAGGTGGCTCGCCggtgtctgtgctgcagcagagccaagcGCTGGGGCTGGGCCTGAGCCGGCTGCATTCTGCTGATTGCCGGGACCGGGAAGTGACGTGAGCGACAGTGTGGGCAAGAAGAGTGGCAGAAAAGTGAGCTGGGCTGCAGCACCCCATGCATGTACAGGAGGACTGGGGGCACCGGTGCCCTCCAGGGCAGAGGGCCTGCAGGCTGTGAATGCTGTTTCTGCTATTCTGACATTAAAGGCTGATTCTGTCTCCATCTGCGGCTGGAAGAGAAAACCCCTGACCCGTCCACGGCGGGAGTCCCAACGGCAGGCTTGGCTTGCCCAGTGGCTGAGCACCCTGCAACTCACCTCTGTGCCGGGGGCTGCACTCTCCGGTGGCTCCTCTTTCTGCCCACGTAATTCACGTCAAGGCTTTGCCAGGGAAGCAGTCCAGGCTCTACTTTGCTCCCAGGCCTGGTTTCAAGCATGTGCCACCTGGCAGTGTGACAACCTGAGCCTGGATGCTCTctggctgcctctgcagagctgatcaCGTGTGTGCGAGTTTGGAAACTGGCAGGGTGGTTCTGCCCTGAGCATCAACTGCCAGTCAGGATTTACCTTGCACTGTGGCAGCAGGCAGGTCCCATGGATGCTGTCTTTCCTGGATAAGAAGTGGGAGAAAAAGGCCTGGGCACCTCCCTCAGTGGAAGCCTTAGGCAGGGGCTGTGCTGGCCCTTGGGGCAGCTGTCTCTGCTCTCTGTCATTCTGCCTAACTGGAGCAGCGTCCAGGCCAGCCTTGGGGCCTTCTATGCCTGAGACTGGGGTTCCTAGAGGAAGAGGTGCAGGGGTGCAATGTGGAGAGGGCAGGACCAggctgctgggagctgggctTTGCTCAGTGTTGTTCATGCTCCCCACCAGAATAAATATACTGACACTGGGGAATGTTCATGGCTGCTGCAAGGCCCAGCTGGGGCTCCTACAGTCTTGCTTGTGGCTCACAGGAGGGCTGGCAGGGCCTGGAGTCACACCCCAGCCCAGGCGAGGGTGCAGGAGGTTGCCCAGCTCCGGCCTAGAGGTAGAACCAGCTTCAGGAGTGTTGCAGTAGGGTGGGTCTGGGATATGAGCTGGCTCTGGATGGGAACAGAGTATCTACAAGCTTCTCAGGGAGCTTACCCAAATgacttccttcccctccccctctccccccccaacTGCTGGAGATCTTGTGTGCTTGGGGTGAGCTGCAGCCTTCTGCTGTGCAGGAGGGTCTGCTCGTGAGCCCTGAGCTCGGTGAGCACTGCCAGGCTGCCCCTGGCATGGAGGGAGCTAGGATGTGGGGCTGGTGGCAAAGCATGCCAGGCTTTCCGCCAGGCACTGCAGCCACGGGGGTATCGTGTGGACTCCACGGGAGGACCGGCCGGGGTAGGAGCATCCTGTCCCACTACAGCGGGGAGCCTGGGCTGTGGAGCCACGAGGGCAGTGGAGTTCCGgatcagctgctgtgctggagcCAGGCCAGGTTGAGCAAGAGGTCACGGGCCAGGAGTGGGCGCAGGGTGCGGGCGCACCCAGGAAGGAGGGTGGGTGCACGagggtgtgctgctgcagggattAAGGCAGGGAGGTCACGACTGCAGCCAAGGCTCTCCTTTAAAGCTGGGGtaggtgggggtggggggaggcagtgGTGGTGGAGCCGGTCCATGGAGGCAGACAGGACGCAGCACCTGGGCTGGTACAGAGCTGCTGCGTGGGATGGGCACAGCCTGGGGCGGGCCGCCGCTGCCTGCGGTGGGGCTGGGGTGGCGGGAAGCGTGGGGCAGGGATGGCCCTTCCGAGCGGCCGGAACAGCGCTGCGGCACGTCCCACACCGGGGTGCCGGTGCGGGCGGGACCGGGGACGGGAGCCCCCAGCGCAGAGCGGTGTCGGAGCGCGGGGAgggctgcccagggctgcccGCGTTCGTCCACAAGAGGGAAACGTTTCTCCAGGATAGCGGCCGCAGCCGGCTCGGTACGGCTCGGAGCTCCTGCTGCGGATCCTTGCTCcgctgcccctctcctcctgGTTCCTGCTCGCTGGCTTCCTTCAAAGCTGCTCTGGTCCCAGTAATGAAGCTGGCAGCTGGATGCTGGAGGCCCCCATTTGTCttggccaggctgcagctcctcgTGCCCTTCAGTGCTGCAGGAGCAACTGACATCGGATGGAGGGCTCCAAGTGGCAGCACCCTGGAGCCCCAGCCCTCACTGCGGCTCCAGGCTCATGCGGATCCCTGTCCCCGGGAGCAGCGCCAGGGCACGAAACCTGACCTGAGGCTGCAGGAGCATAGGCCGCCCCTGCCCTGGCACCCTGGCTGCCCACATCCATGCAAACATGGTGCGATGCTCCCAGCATGGAGAGTCCCAGAAAAAACACCTTTGAAGGGAATTTGGTGGCATCCCCTGAGCTGCTAGTTTAGCTCTGAGGCATTGCACGTCCCCTGGTCTCACTTTTCCTGTTGAACAAGAAGCTTGTATCACCCCGTGTCAGCAGCACTGAGTGCTGCGGCCATCCCGGCAGCCTCTGCAACATTTTTGCTCTCAGGATTGTGGGGCTGCCAGAGCTACTGGAGCCACTGAGGCAACGGCAGCCCTGGACCCCAAAATGGGGAGGGAAGGGTGCCCGGTACCTGGAATACGCCAGGACACTGGTGCCAGGTGAACCGCAGCTGGATGCAGCTCATTGCCTTGGCCCCAGTGGCCAGACCTACTAAACCCTCCCCAAACTGGGGCTCATTGGCCTGAATGCAGCACTTGGCAGAGAAGTTAGTCACAGCAGGAGGTGGGAGTCTAGCACTGCTGAAGGGTAGGAGGGACCTTGGTTGCTGGAGTTGTCCCACAGCTGTATCTGATATgccagaaatggagaaaattagTCATAAACTGCTGCTCCACCCTGGGCAGACAAGAGCTAacagtgtggtggtggtggcgcTGGAAGAGTTTAACCCTTGTGAAGGGCTGATGGAGAGGTGGCAGGGGGCTTTGAGGGTGTCCCTGCTGTCTGGGCTCTGTATTCCTGGAGCATTTTCCCCATGGGTGCAGAAGAGTGGAGCTGCGCCGGGCTGGCATGGCGGCACTGTGCGGCATAGCAGGTTTCCCTGCCGTAGCGCTAGCTCAGCAGCATGGCCCCAGTGGGCGCTGCCAGGGGCCACCGCTCATGCCCTGTCTTG is a genomic window of Rhea pennata isolate bPtePen1 chromosome 31, bPtePen1.pri, whole genome shotgun sequence containing:
- the ENTREP3 gene encoding protein ENTREP3 codes for the protein MPSPSGSSRSLTARTSLGLTRLRLQRTWLQILLALGFVQVILGVLIVTFSLVAASITPSAKIRHSCPSWAGFSLALSGLVGIVSWKRPFTLVITFFTLLSVLGIMLSLAGSILSCQSAQLVKSLEACERERDACVCCQAQLVPAPASCSGQSEMLTMFPHPDCRSIRVALKDLLFSVCGLTVFSTIACTLSAVVCCIHIFSLDIAHVLVPQRSSSVTLECTSPPDTFLQSMMDFEEFVPPVPPPPYYPPEYTCSSETDVQSITYNGSMDSPVPLYPTDFPPSYETVMGLRGDSQATLFDAQLTDTSHACTCDRVPSIVLSGEASMDSGSLITSDMVDIAGDSSPSEDSCLLELQGSLRSVDYVLFRSIQRSRADYCLSVDCVQCSHHARSPTLGLQGPFEEVPQPRARGERSYSCSTAEPGHEGILAGGAVTHSCNRLEGLARCAGPCLPEVRLKGRSPLQGSGGARSAGPGGGHLAHLRRSSETSCPSSPAPRPGWRLLVRSHSDPGTAVVGDAADFREVLYTKALEDAVSNSSADTGLCSEACLLHRPQCDLPLLLRVGSAGKNKPPVSRKAMQQLSKTAARSLGDLKACRGTRGLVARFLQRPKRSLATAVEVPGHTSLGHKQVPQSAWPGAEQPHNGIHLQSCGDLSSTSSLRRLLSARRLERGRPHSLSGTCKESVL
- the LOC134152427 gene encoding lysosomal acid glucosylceramidase-like, producing the protein MGAAYAGVLGWRRRRRLLLLLLLLLAPAVPGAAGPRPCSPKFFGRDSMVCVCNATYCDAPAPLALPAPGAYVKYESSKAGKRLERSEGSFRRGLHAPDLVLTLDTAQRYQKVKGFGGSVTDSAAINILSLPEQAQEHLLRSYFSEEGLEYNLIRIPMASCDFSLHAYTYDDVAFDYELAHFSLRDEDTKLKIPVLHRALAMTKRPLSLYASPWTSPAWMKTSESFTGKGTLKGQAGDKYHKTWANYFVRFLDEYAKHNLTFWAVTAENEPSAGLINNYPFQCLGFTAEQQRDFIAQDLGPALANSSHHDIQLIILDDNRLHLPHWAKVVLEDERAARYVHGIGIHWYLDFIGPIKDTVVPTHELFPDYFILATEACIGAHFWERDVILGCWERGNQYSHSILMNLNHFVTGWTDWNLALDLEGGPNWVKNYVDSPIIVDSSEGIFYKQPMFYHMGHFSKFIPEGSQRVGLVASKESKKINLEYSAFLRPDGAVVVVVLNRSPQNVTFGLADTVGLIEAVAPANSIQTYLWRRQ